The following nucleotide sequence is from Cicer arietinum cultivar CDC Frontier isolate Library 1 chromosome 2, Cicar.CDCFrontier_v2.0, whole genome shotgun sequence.
CTCGTTACCATTCCAATGGCTCCAACAACCACTGTAATTACATAAGACTTAGTTTCCTTTGTCATATTAGTGTTGTTGTTATTGCTTAAACACATGGGAGTGTACAAACTAAATAGGTTGGGTAATATAGTGTTATGAgtttcttgtttattttatagGATCCTACAAAAATAACATCGATACATATTGTTTACTAAACAGGTTggagagttaaaaaaaaacatgaagaatCCAAGATTTCATTCGCAATTCCTTATGACTTCCTCCTCTTCCACCACACATGATGCACCCCCTGCTGCGCCTGCAGCCGCTGCTGTGCTTGCCTCTGTTGCACAGATAACCTAGCTACTTACCAAGTTATagattatgaattttttttatcaactcaTTGAGTGAGTGACTGGATTATTTATAGATGGCAATTAATGTTGACAGTCTTGAATCAAAGCTTTGGCCTGACTTTGTAACTAAAGCTTTTATTGATATTATGGTTGACGAAGTTACAAAAAGAAATATGCCAAATGGTGTATTTCATGCTAGAACATGGAACTCAATGACTACTAGGCTGAATTCTATAACTAATCGTTCCTTTAAAATGGATCAACTAAAGACAAAAATGCACCGGCTACGAGCCATGTATCGCGAGTTCTATTCACTTTTGCAGAACACTGGATTTGGGTGGAATGCAGAAACCAACACTGTTACATCAAGTGAAGAGGTCTGGTGAAATTATCTTCAGGtactatttaataataaatgctTACTGATTTGATTATGTTTGttcaataattattactattttcatTCCATAAGCAATAAAAAGCTGAACAAATATTTGAATGGAAGGTTGATATGTTATTATGGCTGGTTTTGTGGTTGTTCTGGTGGGAAGTATGGTGCAAATATGCATCCTGGTATGCATTTTCTCCTTAAGAATTTGCACGCAGCACATAGAGAATTGTAAGAGCTGGATGATgccatttttatttaatttcctGCCTTTCAAATACTATATTCATTCAGATCTTCACACTTCATCATAGGATGCAACCTTTTAACTAACTCTTTACATTGAAACTTCTTTTTCCACcaagataaaaaaattcaaaggtcatttaatagttttaaattatggttgtgttttcattttcattgtCTGAGAATTTTTATActttgaagaatattttgatatttagtGCTActatttttatcctttttttatattttttaaattttctcatAATTGATGACATGCTTGTACTGTTTTAGGTACATGAGAAAGCTTCTCAATTTCAAAAGAAAGGATGTGACCATTATAAGTTATTGGAAATCctattcaacaaaaataatgcTACTGGAGTACTTCACCATTCATCTACACAAGACCCACCAAATACTGATGAAGAAAATGAGCTTGATAATCAATACCTTAACATTGGAAGTGCAAGTCATGTACGTGTTGATGAAGATGATTCAGACGATGATATACAAGCAATGGAGCGCGTCTCACGAAGTGGAAAACAAAAAGTACAAGTAATATCCAAAAAAGAGTCAACATCACAACAAATGGGACATGCGCTTGCAGCATGGGCTCAAGCATCTTTGGCGAGAGCAGAGAAGTATAGCAGGGATAAGAGTAAGGATAAGAGTAGGGATAGGAGTGTGGAGGCTACCTCGCGTGTAACATTTGATTGTTCGCTAACTAAGTGTGTGGCTGCTCTTGAAGAGATAGAAGGCATTCCAGATGACATCTATGGAAAAACCCTGGAAAAGTTTAAGGATCCTGATTGGAGGGAAATGTTTATGGCAATGTCTAAAGAGAGGAAACGTGGATGGGTACTTAGACTCTAAGGATAACACGTTACTTGAATATGTGGTGATAGTGATTGGATAAATGTTTCTCTTAGTACTTTGTTTATGATCTTTATGGTTGCGTACTTATTTCTATTTTCTGAACAAttgtatgcattttttttttatgagttgttttgaattgttttgttatgttttgaaattgtatgACAGGTTGTAACCAGATTTGATGTTGATACAAGTGATGATTCTACTTCTGATGAAAGCCGACTCAAGAGATGTACTTGTCGAAGAGAAGGCTACCacttttttattcataattgGGCATAATG
It contains:
- the LOC140919448 gene encoding uncharacterized protein, whose protein sequence is MAINVDSLESKLWPDFVTKAFIDIMVDEVTKRNMPNGVFHARTWNSMTTRLNSITNRSFKMDQLKTKMHRLRAMYREFYSLLQNTGFGWNAETNTVTSSEEVHEKASQFQKKGCDHYKLLEILFNKNNATGVLHHSSTQDPPNTDEENELDNQYLNIGSASHVRVDEDDSDDDIQAMERVSRSGKQKVQVISKKESTSQQMGHALAAWAQASLARAEKYSRDKSKDKSRDRSVEATSRVTFDCSLTKCVAALEEIEGIPDDIYGKTLEKFKDPDWREMFMAMSKERKRGWVVTRFDVDTSDDSTSDESRLKRFASNRFRHSTETISRNFKEVLRAVCRLGKEIIKQESIEFPERINNNSKYYPWFKNCIGAIDGTHISAWVPVEK